The following coding sequences are from one Lemur catta isolate mLemCat1 chromosome 16, mLemCat1.pri, whole genome shotgun sequence window:
- the POLI gene encoding DNA polymerase iota isoform X4 translates to MVKMEVEPEKESSGEEEEDECWAMELAAVGAADGSQGVQQKNSVVTCNYEARKLGVGKLMSVRDAKEKCPQLVLVNGEDLTRYREMSYKVTELLKEFSPLVERLGFDENFVDLTEMVEKRLKQLQHDELSAVSVSGHVYNNQSINLHDILHSRLLVGSQIAAEMREAMYNQLGLTGCAGVASNKLLAKLVSGVFKPNQQTVLLPESCQDLIHSLNHIKEIPGIGYKTTKRLEALGINSVHDLQTCSSKILEKELGSSVAQRIQKLSFGEDNSPVTPSGPPQSFSEEDSFKKCSSEVEVKKKIEELLACLLNRVCQDGRKPHTVRLTLRRYSSEKYCSRESRQCPIPSHVIQKLGKGNYDVMTPMVDTVMKLFRNMVNVKMPFHLTLLNVCFCNLKALNTAKKGSIDYYLMPSLSTTSRSGKRSFKMKDTHMEDFSKDKETNRDFLPSGKTESTKTGESPLDTTNFSKEKNINEFPLCSLPEDVDQEVFKQLPVDIQEEILSGKSREKSQGKESLSCPLHASRGVLSFFSTKQVQDSPTNPGDHLFNSKQVSSLPPCEPGTSGLNSSSSSYLSSQKDYSYCLDNRLKNEHMSQGPKEPQGSYFSNTNPAVSVFHLFPNMQSEQLFSKNRTTDSHKQTMAIVSHHERHTENREQDSVDEKITFPSDIDPQVFYELPEEVQKELLAEWKRTGSDFHIVHK, encoded by the exons ggGTTCAGCAGAAAAATTCAGTGGTTACCTGCAACTATGAAGCTAGGAAACTTGGAGTTGGGAAACTTATGAGTGTCAGAGATGCAAAAGAAAAGTGTCCACAGTTGGTATTAGTTAATGGAGAAGACTTGACTCGTTACAGAGAGATGTCTTATAAAGTTACAG aATTGTTGAAAGAATTTAGTCCACTTGTTGAGAGACTTGGATTTGATGAAAATTTTGTGGATCTAACAGAAATGGTTGAGAAGAGACTAAAGCAGCTTCAACATGATGAACTTTCTGCAGTGAGTGTGTCGGGTCATGTATACAATAATCAGT CTATAAACCTGCATGACATCTTGCACAGCAGACTACTTGTTGGATCTCAGATTGCAGCAGAGATGCGGGAAGCCATGTATAATCAGTTGGGGCTCACTGGCTGTGCTGGAGTGGCTTCTAATAAACTATTGGCAAAATTAGTTTCTGGCGTCTTTAAACCAAACCAGCAGACAGTCTTATTACCTGAAAGTTGTCAAGATCTTATTCACAGTTTGAACCACATAAAGGAGATACCTG gtATTGGCTATAAAACTACCAAACGTCTTGAAGCACTGGGTATCAACAGTGTGCATGATCTCCAAACCTGTTCatccaaaatattagaaaaagaattagGAAGTTCAGTTGCTCAGCGTATCCAGAAGCTCAGTTTTGGAGAGGATAACTCTCCTGTGACACCTTCAGGACCACCTCAG TCCTTCAGTGAAgaagattcatttaaaaaatgctcatcagaagttgaagtgaaaaaaaagattgaagaacTACTTGCTTGTCTTTTGAACAG AGTATGCCAAGATGGAAGGAAACCCCACACAGTAAGATTAACACTCCGTCGGTATTCATCTGAGAAGTACTGTAGTCGTGAGAGTCGTCAGTGCCCTATTCCGTCCCATGTAATTCAGAAGTTAGGGAAAG gaaattatGATGTGATGACCCCAATGGTTGATACAGTTATGAAACTTTTTCGAAATATGGTGAATGTGAAGATGCCATTTCATCTTACCCTTCTAAATGTGTGCTTCTGCAACCTTAAAGCACTAAATACTGCCAAGAAAGGGTCTATCGATTATTACTTAATGCCATCATTATCAACAACTTCACGCTCTGGCAAGCGCAGTTTT aaaatgaaagacacTCATATGGAAGATTTTTccaaagataaagaaacaaaccGTGATTTTCTACCAAGTGGAAAAACTGAAAGTACAAAAACTGGGGAGTCGCCACTAGATACTacaaatttttctaaagaaaaaaacattaatgaaTTCCCACTCTGTTCACTTCCTGAGGATGTTGACCAAGAAGTCTTTAAGCAGCTTCCAGTAGATATTCAAGAAGAAATCCTTTCTggaaaatctagagaaaaatcTCAAGGGAAAGAAAGTTTGAGTTGTCCATTACATGCCTCTAGAGGagtattatctttcttttctacaAAACAAGTGCAAGATAGTCCCACAAATCCTGGGGATCATTTATTCAATAGCAAACAGGTATCTTCTTTACCTCCTTGTGAACCTGGAACATCAGGCTTAAATAGCAGTAGTTCCTCTTACCTGTCTAGCCAAAAGGATTACTCATATTGTTTagataatagattaaaaaatgaacacatgAGTCAAGGACCTAAAGAACCTCAAGGATCCTACTTTTCAAATACAAACCCTGCTGtatctgttttccatttatttccaaatatgcaGAGCGAGCAACTTTTCTCCAAAAACCGAACTACAGATAGTCATAAACAAACAATGGCAATAGTCTCTCATCATGAAAGACATACAGAAAATAGAGAGCAAGATTCAGTTGATGAGAAAATCACTTTTCCTTCTGACATCGATCCTCAAGTTTTCTATGAACTACCAGAAGAAGTACAAAAGGAACTGTTGGCTGAGTGGAAGAGAACAGGATCAGATTTCCACATTGTACATAAATAA
- the POLI gene encoding DNA polymerase iota isoform X5, which yields MISNPELKDKPLGVQQKNSVVTCNYEARKLGVGKLMSVRDAKEKCPQLVLVNGEDLTRYREMSYKVTELLKEFSPLVERLGFDENFVDLTEMVEKRLKQLQHDELSAVSVSGHVYNNQSINLHDILHSRLLVGSQIAAEMREAMYNQLGLTGCAGVASNKLLAKLVSGVFKPNQQTVLLPESCQDLIHSLNHIKEIPGIGYKTTKRLEALGINSVHDLQTCSSKILEKELGSSVAQRIQKLSFGEDNSPVTPSGPPQSFSEEDSFKKCSSEVEVKKKIEELLACLLNRVCQDGRKPHTVRLTLRRYSSEKYCSRESRQCPIPSHVIQKLGKGNYDVMTPMVDTVMKLFRNMVNVKMPFHLTLLNVCFCNLKALNTAKKGSIDYYLMPSLSTTSRSGKRSFKMKDTHMEDFSKDKETNRDFLPSGKTESTKTGESPLDTTNFSKEKNINEFPLCSLPEDVDQEVFKQLPVDIQEEILSGKSREKSQGKESLSCPLHASRGVLSFFSTKQVQDSPTNPGDHLFNSKQVSSLPPCEPGTSGLNSSSSSYLSSQKDYSYCLDNRLKNEHMSQGPKEPQGSYFSNTNPAVSVFHLFPNMQSEQLFSKNRTTDSHKQTMAIVSHHERHTENREQDSVDEKITFPSDIDPQVFYELPEEVQKELLAEWKRTGSDFHIVHK from the exons ggGTTCAGCAGAAAAATTCAGTGGTTACCTGCAACTATGAAGCTAGGAAACTTGGAGTTGGGAAACTTATGAGTGTCAGAGATGCAAAAGAAAAGTGTCCACAGTTGGTATTAGTTAATGGAGAAGACTTGACTCGTTACAGAGAGATGTCTTATAAAGTTACAG aATTGTTGAAAGAATTTAGTCCACTTGTTGAGAGACTTGGATTTGATGAAAATTTTGTGGATCTAACAGAAATGGTTGAGAAGAGACTAAAGCAGCTTCAACATGATGAACTTTCTGCAGTGAGTGTGTCGGGTCATGTATACAATAATCAGT CTATAAACCTGCATGACATCTTGCACAGCAGACTACTTGTTGGATCTCAGATTGCAGCAGAGATGCGGGAAGCCATGTATAATCAGTTGGGGCTCACTGGCTGTGCTGGAGTGGCTTCTAATAAACTATTGGCAAAATTAGTTTCTGGCGTCTTTAAACCAAACCAGCAGACAGTCTTATTACCTGAAAGTTGTCAAGATCTTATTCACAGTTTGAACCACATAAAGGAGATACCTG gtATTGGCTATAAAACTACCAAACGTCTTGAAGCACTGGGTATCAACAGTGTGCATGATCTCCAAACCTGTTCatccaaaatattagaaaaagaattagGAAGTTCAGTTGCTCAGCGTATCCAGAAGCTCAGTTTTGGAGAGGATAACTCTCCTGTGACACCTTCAGGACCACCTCAG TCCTTCAGTGAAgaagattcatttaaaaaatgctcatcagaagttgaagtgaaaaaaaagattgaagaacTACTTGCTTGTCTTTTGAACAG AGTATGCCAAGATGGAAGGAAACCCCACACAGTAAGATTAACACTCCGTCGGTATTCATCTGAGAAGTACTGTAGTCGTGAGAGTCGTCAGTGCCCTATTCCGTCCCATGTAATTCAGAAGTTAGGGAAAG gaaattatGATGTGATGACCCCAATGGTTGATACAGTTATGAAACTTTTTCGAAATATGGTGAATGTGAAGATGCCATTTCATCTTACCCTTCTAAATGTGTGCTTCTGCAACCTTAAAGCACTAAATACTGCCAAGAAAGGGTCTATCGATTATTACTTAATGCCATCATTATCAACAACTTCACGCTCTGGCAAGCGCAGTTTT aaaatgaaagacacTCATATGGAAGATTTTTccaaagataaagaaacaaaccGTGATTTTCTACCAAGTGGAAAAACTGAAAGTACAAAAACTGGGGAGTCGCCACTAGATACTacaaatttttctaaagaaaaaaacattaatgaaTTCCCACTCTGTTCACTTCCTGAGGATGTTGACCAAGAAGTCTTTAAGCAGCTTCCAGTAGATATTCAAGAAGAAATCCTTTCTggaaaatctagagaaaaatcTCAAGGGAAAGAAAGTTTGAGTTGTCCATTACATGCCTCTAGAGGagtattatctttcttttctacaAAACAAGTGCAAGATAGTCCCACAAATCCTGGGGATCATTTATTCAATAGCAAACAGGTATCTTCTTTACCTCCTTGTGAACCTGGAACATCAGGCTTAAATAGCAGTAGTTCCTCTTACCTGTCTAGCCAAAAGGATTACTCATATTGTTTagataatagattaaaaaatgaacacatgAGTCAAGGACCTAAAGAACCTCAAGGATCCTACTTTTCAAATACAAACCCTGCTGtatctgttttccatttatttccaaatatgcaGAGCGAGCAACTTTTCTCCAAAAACCGAACTACAGATAGTCATAAACAAACAATGGCAATAGTCTCTCATCATGAAAGACATACAGAAAATAGAGAGCAAGATTCAGTTGATGAGAAAATCACTTTTCCTTCTGACATCGATCCTCAAGTTTTCTATGAACTACCAGAAGAAGTACAAAAGGAACTGTTGGCTGAGTGGAAGAGAACAGGATCAGATTTCCACATTGTACATAAATAA
- the POLI gene encoding DNA polymerase iota isoform X6 produces the protein MREAMYNQLGLTGCAGVASNKLLAKLVSGVFKPNQQTVLLPESCQDLIHSLNHIKEIPGIGYKTTKRLEALGINSVHDLQTCSSKILEKELGSSVAQRIQKLSFGEDNSPVTPSGPPQSFSEEDSFKKCSSEVEVKKKIEELLACLLNRVCQDGRKPHTVRLTLRRYSSEKYCSRESRQCPIPSHVIQKLGKGNYDVMTPMVDTVMKLFRNMVNVKMPFHLTLLNVCFCNLKALNTAKKGSIDYYLMPSLSTTSRSGKRSFKMKDTHMEDFSKDKETNRDFLPSGKTESTKTGESPLDTTNFSKEKNINEFPLCSLPEDVDQEVFKQLPVDIQEEILSGKSREKSQGKESLSCPLHASRGVLSFFSTKQVQDSPTNPGDHLFNSKQVSSLPPCEPGTSGLNSSSSSYLSSQKDYSYCLDNRLKNEHMSQGPKEPQGSYFSNTNPAVSVFHLFPNMQSEQLFSKNRTTDSHKQTMAIVSHHERHTENREQDSVDEKITFPSDIDPQVFYELPEEVQKELLAEWKRTGSDFHIVHK, from the exons ATGCGGGAAGCCATGTATAATCAGTTGGGGCTCACTGGCTGTGCTGGAGTGGCTTCTAATAAACTATTGGCAAAATTAGTTTCTGGCGTCTTTAAACCAAACCAGCAGACAGTCTTATTACCTGAAAGTTGTCAAGATCTTATTCACAGTTTGAACCACATAAAGGAGATACCTG gtATTGGCTATAAAACTACCAAACGTCTTGAAGCACTGGGTATCAACAGTGTGCATGATCTCCAAACCTGTTCatccaaaatattagaaaaagaattagGAAGTTCAGTTGCTCAGCGTATCCAGAAGCTCAGTTTTGGAGAGGATAACTCTCCTGTGACACCTTCAGGACCACCTCAG TCCTTCAGTGAAgaagattcatttaaaaaatgctcatcagaagttgaagtgaaaaaaaagattgaagaacTACTTGCTTGTCTTTTGAACAG AGTATGCCAAGATGGAAGGAAACCCCACACAGTAAGATTAACACTCCGTCGGTATTCATCTGAGAAGTACTGTAGTCGTGAGAGTCGTCAGTGCCCTATTCCGTCCCATGTAATTCAGAAGTTAGGGAAAG gaaattatGATGTGATGACCCCAATGGTTGATACAGTTATGAAACTTTTTCGAAATATGGTGAATGTGAAGATGCCATTTCATCTTACCCTTCTAAATGTGTGCTTCTGCAACCTTAAAGCACTAAATACTGCCAAGAAAGGGTCTATCGATTATTACTTAATGCCATCATTATCAACAACTTCACGCTCTGGCAAGCGCAGTTTT aaaatgaaagacacTCATATGGAAGATTTTTccaaagataaagaaacaaaccGTGATTTTCTACCAAGTGGAAAAACTGAAAGTACAAAAACTGGGGAGTCGCCACTAGATACTacaaatttttctaaagaaaaaaacattaatgaaTTCCCACTCTGTTCACTTCCTGAGGATGTTGACCAAGAAGTCTTTAAGCAGCTTCCAGTAGATATTCAAGAAGAAATCCTTTCTggaaaatctagagaaaaatcTCAAGGGAAAGAAAGTTTGAGTTGTCCATTACATGCCTCTAGAGGagtattatctttcttttctacaAAACAAGTGCAAGATAGTCCCACAAATCCTGGGGATCATTTATTCAATAGCAAACAGGTATCTTCTTTACCTCCTTGTGAACCTGGAACATCAGGCTTAAATAGCAGTAGTTCCTCTTACCTGTCTAGCCAAAAGGATTACTCATATTGTTTagataatagattaaaaaatgaacacatgAGTCAAGGACCTAAAGAACCTCAAGGATCCTACTTTTCAAATACAAACCCTGCTGtatctgttttccatttatttccaaatatgcaGAGCGAGCAACTTTTCTCCAAAAACCGAACTACAGATAGTCATAAACAAACAATGGCAATAGTCTCTCATCATGAAAGACATACAGAAAATAGAGAGCAAGATTCAGTTGATGAGAAAATCACTTTTCCTTCTGACATCGATCCTCAAGTTTTCTATGAACTACCAGAAGAAGTACAAAAGGAACTGTTGGCTGAGTGGAAGAGAACAGGATCAGATTTCCACATTGTACATAAATAA
- the POLI gene encoding DNA polymerase iota isoform X3: MPGAAVVGARQPPPRSAPFVFRAPPREACLLLLRFATSTSRVQQKNSVVTCNYEARKLGVGKLMSVRDAKEKCPQLVLVNGEDLTRYREMSYKVTELLKEFSPLVERLGFDENFVDLTEMVEKRLKQLQHDELSAVSVSGHVYNNQSINLHDILHSRLLVGSQIAAEMREAMYNQLGLTGCAGVASNKLLAKLVSGVFKPNQQTVLLPESCQDLIHSLNHIKEIPGIGYKTTKRLEALGINSVHDLQTCSSKILEKELGSSVAQRIQKLSFGEDNSPVTPSGPPQSFSEEDSFKKCSSEVEVKKKIEELLACLLNRVCQDGRKPHTVRLTLRRYSSEKYCSRESRQCPIPSHVIQKLGKGNYDVMTPMVDTVMKLFRNMVNVKMPFHLTLLNVCFCNLKALNTAKKGSIDYYLMPSLSTTSRSGKRSFKMKDTHMEDFSKDKETNRDFLPSGKTESTKTGESPLDTTNFSKEKNINEFPLCSLPEDVDQEVFKQLPVDIQEEILSGKSREKSQGKESLSCPLHASRGVLSFFSTKQVQDSPTNPGDHLFNSKQVSSLPPCEPGTSGLNSSSSSYLSSQKDYSYCLDNRLKNEHMSQGPKEPQGSYFSNTNPAVSVFHLFPNMQSEQLFSKNRTTDSHKQTMAIVSHHERHTENREQDSVDEKITFPSDIDPQVFYELPEEVQKELLAEWKRTGSDFHIVHK, translated from the exons ggGTTCAGCAGAAAAATTCAGTGGTTACCTGCAACTATGAAGCTAGGAAACTTGGAGTTGGGAAACTTATGAGTGTCAGAGATGCAAAAGAAAAGTGTCCACAGTTGGTATTAGTTAATGGAGAAGACTTGACTCGTTACAGAGAGATGTCTTATAAAGTTACAG aATTGTTGAAAGAATTTAGTCCACTTGTTGAGAGACTTGGATTTGATGAAAATTTTGTGGATCTAACAGAAATGGTTGAGAAGAGACTAAAGCAGCTTCAACATGATGAACTTTCTGCAGTGAGTGTGTCGGGTCATGTATACAATAATCAGT CTATAAACCTGCATGACATCTTGCACAGCAGACTACTTGTTGGATCTCAGATTGCAGCAGAGATGCGGGAAGCCATGTATAATCAGTTGGGGCTCACTGGCTGTGCTGGAGTGGCTTCTAATAAACTATTGGCAAAATTAGTTTCTGGCGTCTTTAAACCAAACCAGCAGACAGTCTTATTACCTGAAAGTTGTCAAGATCTTATTCACAGTTTGAACCACATAAAGGAGATACCTG gtATTGGCTATAAAACTACCAAACGTCTTGAAGCACTGGGTATCAACAGTGTGCATGATCTCCAAACCTGTTCatccaaaatattagaaaaagaattagGAAGTTCAGTTGCTCAGCGTATCCAGAAGCTCAGTTTTGGAGAGGATAACTCTCCTGTGACACCTTCAGGACCACCTCAG TCCTTCAGTGAAgaagattcatttaaaaaatgctcatcagaagttgaagtgaaaaaaaagattgaagaacTACTTGCTTGTCTTTTGAACAG AGTATGCCAAGATGGAAGGAAACCCCACACAGTAAGATTAACACTCCGTCGGTATTCATCTGAGAAGTACTGTAGTCGTGAGAGTCGTCAGTGCCCTATTCCGTCCCATGTAATTCAGAAGTTAGGGAAAG gaaattatGATGTGATGACCCCAATGGTTGATACAGTTATGAAACTTTTTCGAAATATGGTGAATGTGAAGATGCCATTTCATCTTACCCTTCTAAATGTGTGCTTCTGCAACCTTAAAGCACTAAATACTGCCAAGAAAGGGTCTATCGATTATTACTTAATGCCATCATTATCAACAACTTCACGCTCTGGCAAGCGCAGTTTT aaaatgaaagacacTCATATGGAAGATTTTTccaaagataaagaaacaaaccGTGATTTTCTACCAAGTGGAAAAACTGAAAGTACAAAAACTGGGGAGTCGCCACTAGATACTacaaatttttctaaagaaaaaaacattaatgaaTTCCCACTCTGTTCACTTCCTGAGGATGTTGACCAAGAAGTCTTTAAGCAGCTTCCAGTAGATATTCAAGAAGAAATCCTTTCTggaaaatctagagaaaaatcTCAAGGGAAAGAAAGTTTGAGTTGTCCATTACATGCCTCTAGAGGagtattatctttcttttctacaAAACAAGTGCAAGATAGTCCCACAAATCCTGGGGATCATTTATTCAATAGCAAACAGGTATCTTCTTTACCTCCTTGTGAACCTGGAACATCAGGCTTAAATAGCAGTAGTTCCTCTTACCTGTCTAGCCAAAAGGATTACTCATATTGTTTagataatagattaaaaaatgaacacatgAGTCAAGGACCTAAAGAACCTCAAGGATCCTACTTTTCAAATACAAACCCTGCTGtatctgttttccatttatttccaaatatgcaGAGCGAGCAACTTTTCTCCAAAAACCGAACTACAGATAGTCATAAACAAACAATGGCAATAGTCTCTCATCATGAAAGACATACAGAAAATAGAGAGCAAGATTCAGTTGATGAGAAAATCACTTTTCCTTCTGACATCGATCCTCAAGTTTTCTATGAACTACCAGAAGAAGTACAAAAGGAACTGTTGGCTGAGTGGAAGAGAACAGGATCAGATTTCCACATTGTACATAAATAA